A single window of Halobacterium jilantaiense DNA harbors:
- a CDS encoding DUF192 domain-containing protein: protein MEIADTPDEQYTGLSEHESLGADEGMLFVYPDEGRHTYVMRSMDFPIDIVYVDADGRITEIHHAPTEDDNEDLTPYPGRGKWVLEVPYNWTVERGVEEGDRVVVAGTEGS from the coding sequence GTGGAAATCGCCGACACGCCGGACGAGCAGTACACGGGCTTGAGCGAGCACGAGTCCCTCGGTGCGGACGAGGGGATGCTGTTCGTCTACCCGGACGAGGGCCGGCACACGTACGTGATGCGCTCGATGGACTTCCCTATCGACATCGTGTACGTGGACGCCGACGGCCGCATCACCGAAATCCACCACGCGCCCACCGAGGACGACAACGAGGACCTGACGCCGTACCCGGGTCGCGGGAAGTGGGTGCTCGAGGTGCCGTACAACTGGACGGTCGAGCGCGGCGTCGAGGAGGGCGACAGGGTCGTCGTCGCGGGCACCGAGGGTAGCTGA
- a CDS encoding helix-turn-helix domain-containing protein, whose product MTVVEDVLSPAQYEAWSACRAPGEMPVRMFARETERSEGTVGNHLRRAEDKLAAAADAFAAVAEPVDFLEERDARSTSWERAAPLAPATEIRQLNSHAWLLQLPDGSPHVTALLRRQGSYQGWCDCNGWEYRDDPASPCAHLCTLRQGAFAHVETAEGERLQVTEASATREPVTDGGEFVKPAAGADGREFGRPEGQL is encoded by the coding sequence ATGACGGTGGTCGAGGACGTTCTCTCACCGGCTCAGTACGAGGCGTGGAGTGCGTGCCGCGCTCCGGGCGAGATGCCGGTTCGGATGTTCGCTCGCGAGACCGAGCGCTCAGAGGGGACAGTCGGGAACCACCTCAGGCGTGCCGAGGACAAGCTCGCGGCGGCAGCCGACGCCTTCGCGGCCGTCGCCGAACCCGTGGACTTCCTCGAGGAGCGCGACGCCCGCTCGACGAGCTGGGAGCGCGCCGCCCCGCTGGCTCCGGCAACCGAGATTCGACAGCTCAACAGCCACGCGTGGCTGCTCCAGCTTCCCGACGGCAGCCCCCACGTCACGGCGCTGCTACGGCGTCAGGGCAGCTATCAGGGATGGTGTGACTGCAACGGCTGGGAGTACCGCGACGACCCAGCGTCACCGTGCGCGCACCTCTGTACGCTCCGTCAGGGCGCGTTCGCTCACGTCGAGACCGCCGAAGGTGAACGCCTCCAGGTCACGGAGGCCAGCGCGACCCGCGAGCCCGTGACCGACGGCGGGGAGTTCGTCAAGCCGGCGGCTGGCGCGGATGGCCGCGAGTTCGGCCGCCCGGAGGGTCAGCTATGA